Proteins encoded in a region of the Geobacillus genomosp. 3 genome:
- a CDS encoding nitrate reductase subunit alpha: MKRKRSPLTNRFKYIRPVERQADGHSETTYGDRAWEDAYRRRWQHDKVVRSTHGVNCTGSCSWNIYVKNGIVTWEGQQLDYPSTGPDMPDFEPRGCPRGASFSWYMYSPLRVKYPYVRGVLIDMWREALAAHPNNPLEAWKSIVEDREKAKRYKQARGKGGFVRISWDEALTLVAASLLYTVVKYGPDRNVGFSPIPAMSMVSHAAGSRFMQLMGGPMLSFYDWYADLPPASPQIWGDQTDVPESSDWYNAGYIITWGSNVPLTRTPDAHFLAEVRYRGTKVVSVSPDYAESTKFADDWLSVKQGTDGALAMAMGHVILNEYYVKRTIPYFEQYAKTYTDFPFVVTLKQDGGAWTAGRFLLAKDLGKPAGNAEWKPVVYDENTDSFAVPNGTIGTRWEDKGKWNLRLVDEETGQPLEPRLSFLGCEDEVMSIQLPYFTDEGGKTIERAVPVKKVQTETGDVYVTTVYDLILANYGIDRGIGGTVARSYDDNVPFTPAWQEAITGVKRELVVKIAREFADNAIDTNGRSMIIVGAGINHWYNSDTIYRAVLNLVLFVGAQGVNGGGWAHYVGQEKLRPAEGWQTIATARDWVGPAKLQNGTSFFYFATDQWRYEQQPVDGLVSPLANKSRYSHPGDYNVLAARLGWLPSYPTFNKNGIELYEEAVRHGARTPEEIGAYVAKQLKEKKLQFAIEDPDDEANFPRNLIVWRANLISSSGKGHEYFLKHLLGTTNGLLNDDRDSLRPEEIRWRDEAPEGKLDLLVNLDFRMAGTALYSDVVLPAATWYEKHDLSSTDMHPFVHPFNPAVPPLWEARSDWDIFKSLAKAVSDVAKQAGLKPMKEVVATPLLHDTAQELAQPFGEVKDWSKGETEPIPGKTMPNIHVIERDYTLIYDQMTALGPNVARQPIGTKGISWSAKDEYEQLKRRLGTVRRASIADGCPDISEAKKAAEAILTLSSTTNGKMAVKAWEALEKKTDLELADLAKEREEECFTFEQITAQPKTVITSPAFSGSEKGGRRYSPFTTNVERLIPWRTLTGRQSYYIDHELMHEFGEAMATFKPVLPHRPFSNKRPEENGKEVVLNYLTPHNKWSVHSMYFDSLPMLTLFRGGPTVWMNKDDAAEAGISDNDWIECFNENGVVVARAVVSHRLPRGMAFMHHAQDRHINVPGTKLTNNRGGTHNSPTRIHVKPTHMIGGYAQLSYGFNYYGPTGNQRDLYVVIRKLEEVDWLED; the protein is encoded by the coding sequence ATGAAACGAAAACGATCCCCGCTCACCAACCGTTTCAAATATATTCGGCCGGTTGAGCGCCAAGCCGACGGCCACAGTGAGACAACTTACGGCGACCGCGCCTGGGAAGACGCATACCGCCGCCGCTGGCAGCACGACAAAGTCGTCCGCTCGACCCATGGCGTCAACTGCACCGGGTCATGCAGTTGGAACATTTATGTTAAAAACGGCATCGTCACATGGGAAGGGCAGCAGCTCGACTACCCGTCGACCGGGCCGGATATGCCGGACTTTGAACCGCGCGGCTGCCCGCGCGGCGCGAGCTTCTCGTGGTATATGTACAGCCCGCTGCGCGTCAAATATCCGTACGTGCGCGGCGTGTTGATCGACATGTGGCGCGAGGCGCTCGCAGCTCATCCGAACAACCCGCTTGAAGCGTGGAAAAGCATCGTCGAAGACCGCGAAAAAGCAAAACGCTACAAACAAGCGCGCGGAAAAGGCGGGTTTGTCCGCATCAGCTGGGATGAAGCGTTGACACTGGTTGCCGCTTCCTTGTTGTACACGGTTGTGAAATATGGACCGGACCGCAACGTCGGCTTCTCGCCGATTCCGGCGATGTCGATGGTCAGCCATGCCGCCGGGTCGCGGTTTATGCAGCTGATGGGCGGACCGATGTTAAGCTTTTACGACTGGTATGCCGACTTGCCGCCGGCCTCGCCGCAAATTTGGGGCGATCAAACCGATGTGCCGGAATCGAGTGACTGGTACAACGCCGGCTATATCATCACATGGGGCTCGAACGTCCCGCTCACCCGGACGCCGGACGCCCACTTTTTGGCTGAGGTGCGCTACCGCGGCACAAAAGTTGTATCCGTCAGCCCGGACTACGCCGAGTCGACGAAATTCGCCGACGACTGGCTGTCGGTGAAGCAAGGAACGGACGGCGCCTTGGCAATGGCGATGGGGCACGTCATTTTAAACGAATATTATGTCAAACGAACCATTCCATATTTTGAACAATATGCGAAAACGTACACCGATTTTCCGTTCGTCGTCACCTTAAAACAAGACGGCGGCGCATGGACGGCCGGCCGCTTCCTCTTGGCGAAAGATCTTGGCAAACCAGCCGGAAACGCTGAATGGAAACCGGTCGTCTACGATGAGAACACCGATTCGTTTGCCGTGCCGAACGGAACGATCGGCACGCGCTGGGAAGACAAAGGAAAATGGAACTTGCGCCTTGTCGATGAGGAAACGGGACAGCCGCTTGAGCCGCGCCTGTCGTTTTTAGGGTGCGAAGATGAGGTCATGTCCATCCAGCTCCCGTATTTCACTGATGAGGGCGGCAAAACGATCGAGCGCGCCGTTCCAGTCAAAAAAGTGCAAACCGAAACGGGCGACGTCTATGTCACAACTGTCTATGATTTAATTTTGGCCAACTACGGCATCGACCGCGGCATCGGCGGCACGGTCGCCCGCTCGTACGATGACAACGTTCCGTTCACCCCGGCGTGGCAAGAGGCCATCACCGGCGTCAAGCGCGAACTTGTCGTCAAAATCGCCCGCGAATTCGCTGACAACGCCATTGATACAAACGGCCGGTCGATGATTATCGTCGGCGCGGGAATCAACCATTGGTACAACTCCGATACGATTTACCGCGCTGTGTTGAACTTAGTGTTGTTCGTCGGCGCCCAAGGGGTGAACGGCGGCGGCTGGGCGCATTACGTCGGGCAGGAGAAGCTGCGGCCGGCGGAAGGATGGCAAACGATCGCCACCGCCCGCGACTGGGTCGGGCCGGCGAAACTGCAAAACGGCACATCGTTCTTCTACTTTGCGACCGACCAGTGGCGTTATGAACAGCAGCCCGTCGATGGGCTCGTCTCGCCATTGGCCAACAAATCGCGCTACTCGCATCCGGGCGATTACAACGTCTTGGCTGCGCGGCTCGGCTGGCTGCCGTCGTACCCAACGTTTAACAAAAACGGCATTGAATTGTATGAAGAAGCGGTGCGCCATGGAGCCCGCACGCCGGAAGAAATCGGCGCCTATGTCGCGAAACAGCTGAAAGAGAAAAAGCTGCAGTTTGCCATTGAAGATCCGGACGATGAGGCCAACTTCCCGCGCAACTTGATCGTCTGGCGCGCCAACTTAATTTCAAGCTCCGGCAAAGGACACGAATATTTCTTAAAACATTTGCTCGGCACAACGAACGGCTTGTTAAACGACGACCGCGACAGCCTGCGCCCGGAAGAAATCCGTTGGCGCGACGAAGCGCCGGAAGGCAAGCTCGACTTGCTCGTCAACCTAGACTTCCGCATGGCCGGAACGGCGCTTTACTCGGACGTTGTCTTGCCGGCGGCGACTTGGTATGAAAAACACGACTTAAGCAGCACCGACATGCACCCGTTCGTCCATCCGTTCAACCCGGCCGTGCCTCCGCTTTGGGAAGCGCGCTCGGACTGGGATATTTTCAAATCGCTCGCCAAAGCGGTATCCGATGTGGCGAAACAAGCCGGCTTAAAGCCGATGAAAGAAGTCGTCGCCACCCCGCTGCTGCACGATACGGCGCAAGAGCTCGCGCAGCCGTTCGGTGAAGTGAAAGACTGGAGCAAGGGAGAAACCGAACCGATCCCGGGCAAAACGATGCCGAACATTCACGTCATCGAGCGCGACTATACGCTGATTTACGACCAGATGACCGCCTTAGGTCCGAACGTCGCCCGCCAACCGATCGGCACAAAAGGGATTTCTTGGTCGGCGAAAGACGAGTACGAACAATTGAAACGCCGGCTCGGCACCGTCCGGCGCGCTTCGATCGCCGATGGCTGCCCGGACATTAGCGAGGCGAAAAAAGCGGCGGAAGCGATTTTGACGCTGTCATCGACCACCAACGGGAAAATGGCCGTCAAAGCGTGGGAAGCGCTCGAGAAAAAGACGGATCTAGAACTCGCCGATTTAGCGAAAGAGCGCGAAGAAGAATGCTTTACATTCGAACAAATCACCGCCCAGCCGAAAACGGTCATCACCTCGCCGGCGTTCAGCGGCTCGGAAAAAGGCGGGCGGCGCTACTCGCCGTTTACAACGAATGTCGAACGGCTCATTCCGTGGCGGACGTTAACCGGCCGGCAGTCGTATTACATCGACCACGAACTGATGCACGAGTTCGGCGAAGCGATGGCGACGTTCAAACCGGTGTTGCCGCACCGTCCGTTTTCAAACAAACGCCCTGAAGAAAACGGCAAAGAAGTCGTCCTGAACTATTTGACGCCGCATAACAAATGGTCGGTCCACAGCATGTATTTCGATTCCTTGCCGATGTTGACGCTTTTCCGCGGCGGGCCGACCGTCTGGATGAACAAAGATGACGCGGCGGAAGCCGGCATCAGCGACAACGACTGGATCGAATGTTTCAACGAAAACGGCGTCGTCGTCGCCCGCGCTGTCGTCTCCCACCGGCTGCCGCGCGGCATGGCGTTCATGCATCACGCGCAAGACCGCCATATTAACGTGCCGGGCACGAAGCTGACGAACAACCGCGGCGGCACGCATAACAGCCCGACGCGCATTCATGTGAAACCGACGCACATGATCGGCGGGTATGCACAATTAAGCTACGGATTTAACTATTACGGACCGACGGGCAACCAACGCGACTTGTACGTCGTCATCCGCAAACTCGAGGAGGTTGATTGGCTTGAAGATTAA
- the narH gene encoding nitrate reductase subunit beta: MKIKAQVGMVMNLDKCIGCHTCSVTCKNTWTNRPGAEYMYFNNVETKPGIGYPKQWEDQEKYRGGWELKNGELRLKSGPKATRLVNLFYNPYQPTIDDYYEPWNYDYETLTNSPQKQYQPVARPKSSITGEWMELSWGPNWEDDLAGAHVTGLRDPNVVKMEESIQAEFEDVFMMYLPRICEHCLNPSCVSSCPSGAMYKRDEDGIVLVDQNACRAWRYCVTSCPYKKVYFNWQTNKAEKCTLCFPRIEAGLPTICSETCVGRIRYIGVMLYDADKVKEAASVADEKQLYHAQLDIFLDPNDPAVIAAAKEAGIPDEWIAAAQRSPIYKMIVDWKIALPLHPEYRTLPMVWYIPPLSPIMNTIEGKGSNASADDIFPAIDNMRIPIEYLANLLTAGDTAHIRTTLKKMAAMRSYMRAIQTNKQPDIRLIESLGLSREDIEEMYRLLAIAKYEDRFVIPASHREEVADLYAEQGSCGLAFAGGPGACGTL; the protein is encoded by the coding sequence TTGAAGATTAAAGCGCAAGTCGGCATGGTGATGAATTTGGACAAATGCATCGGCTGCCACACATGCAGCGTCACATGCAAAAACACATGGACGAACCGCCCTGGTGCTGAATACATGTACTTTAACAACGTGGAAACGAAACCGGGAATCGGCTACCCGAAACAATGGGAAGACCAAGAGAAATATAGAGGCGGTTGGGAGTTGAAAAACGGCGAATTGCGGCTCAAGTCCGGCCCGAAGGCGACGCGGCTCGTCAACTTGTTCTACAACCCGTACCAGCCGACGATCGACGATTATTACGAGCCGTGGAACTACGACTATGAAACATTGACGAACAGCCCGCAAAAACAATACCAACCGGTTGCCCGGCCGAAATCCAGCATCACCGGCGAATGGATGGAACTGTCATGGGGGCCGAACTGGGAAGACGACTTGGCCGGCGCCCACGTCACAGGGCTGCGCGACCCGAACGTCGTCAAAATGGAGGAGTCGATTCAGGCGGAATTTGAGGACGTCTTTATGATGTACTTGCCGCGCATTTGCGAACATTGCCTCAATCCGTCATGCGTATCAAGCTGCCCGTCAGGCGCCATGTACAAACGCGACGAGGACGGCATCGTCCTCGTCGACCAAAACGCCTGCCGCGCATGGCGGTATTGCGTGACAAGCTGCCCGTACAAAAAAGTGTATTTCAACTGGCAGACGAACAAAGCGGAAAAATGCACCCTCTGCTTCCCGCGCATCGAAGCCGGTTTGCCGACGATTTGTTCGGAAACATGCGTCGGCCGTATCCGCTACATCGGCGTGATGTTGTATGACGCAGATAAAGTGAAAGAAGCGGCGAGCGTCGCAGATGAGAAACAGCTGTACCACGCCCAGCTTGATATTTTCCTTGATCCGAACGATCCGGCCGTCATCGCCGCCGCGAAAGAAGCCGGCATTCCGGACGAATGGATCGCCGCCGCGCAGCGTTCGCCGATTTACAAAATGATCGTCGACTGGAAAATCGCCTTGCCGCTCCATCCGGAATACCGGACGCTGCCGATGGTGTGGTACATTCCGCCGCTTAGCCCGATCATGAATACGATCGAAGGAAAAGGAAGCAACGCCAGCGCCGATGACATTTTCCCGGCGATTGACAACATGCGCATTCCGATCGAATATTTGGCGAACTTGTTGACGGCGGGCGATACGGCGCATATCCGCACGACATTGAAAAAAATGGCGGCGATGCGTTCGTACATGCGGGCGATACAAACAAACAAACAACCGGACATTCGCCTCATCGAATCGCTCGGCTTAAGCCGCGAAGATATCGAAGAAATGTACCGCCTGCTTGCGATCGCCAAATACGAAGACCGCTTTGTTATCCCGGCGTCGCACCGCGAAGAAGTGGCCGACTTGTATGCGGAACAAGGCAGCTGCGGACTGGCATTCGCCGGCGGCCCGGGCGCTTGCGGCACGCTGTAG
- the narJ gene encoding nitrate reductase molybdenum cofactor assembly chaperone, producing the protein MNSEQQQTIFLCVSYLLSYPDEQWAESLSDCLDAIRSLDDEAVRTPLLSFAEQIAAIPARKRMERYVDTFDFGKKTNLYLTYMTNGEQRERGVELVALKARYEAAGFAIPDHELPDYLPLMLEWMAYADQEHAIALLADYASHIREIGDRLAAAGSPYAQLFQVLNHTLTQLGVTPIPKGSATAWLANFSG; encoded by the coding sequence ATGAACAGCGAACAACAACAAACGATCTTTTTGTGTGTGTCGTATTTGTTGTCTTATCCGGACGAACAGTGGGCCGAATCGCTCTCAGACTGCTTAGACGCCATCCGCTCGCTTGACGATGAGGCCGTTCGTACGCCGCTTTTGTCGTTTGCTGAACAAATCGCCGCCATCCCGGCCCGAAAGCGGATGGAGCGGTATGTGGACACGTTTGATTTCGGCAAAAAAACGAATTTGTACTTGACGTATATGACGAACGGCGAACAGCGGGAGCGCGGGGTTGAACTCGTCGCCTTAAAAGCGCGCTACGAAGCGGCAGGATTCGCCATCCCCGATCACGAACTGCCCGACTACTTGCCGCTGATGCTCGAATGGATGGCGTATGCGGATCAGGAGCATGCCATCGCCTTGCTTGCCGACTATGCCAGCCACATCCGTGAAATCGGCGACCGGCTGGCCGCGGCGGGCAGCCCATATGCCCAGCTGTTTCAAGTGTTGAATCACACATTAACTCAACTCGGCGTGACGCCGATTCCGAAAGGAAGTGCAACGGCATGGTTAGCCAATTTCTCTGGGTGA
- the narI gene encoding respiratory nitrate reductase subunit gamma, with protein MVSQFLWVIVPYLALVLFVAGHIWRYQRDQFGWTSKSSELLEKKQLRLGSLLFHWGILFVFVGHVMGILIPEPFYEALGVTEETYHVIALAGGIPAGLAAFVGLVILFRRRLTVKRVRVTSSTGDWVALGFLLAVIASGLSSTLLNVNSHGFDYRTTIGPWFRGLLTFRPDPAYMETVPLWFKIHILSAFGLFAVWPFTRLVHVFSFPLRYLQRSYVVYRKRVPKSVDSLDRAQ; from the coding sequence ATGGTTAGCCAATTTCTCTGGGTGATTGTTCCGTATTTGGCGCTTGTCCTATTTGTCGCCGGCCATATTTGGCGCTACCAGCGCGACCAGTTTGGTTGGACGTCCAAATCGAGCGAGCTGTTGGAGAAAAAACAGCTGCGCCTTGGCAGCTTGCTCTTTCACTGGGGCATTTTGTTCGTGTTTGTCGGCCATGTGATGGGTATTCTCATTCCTGAGCCGTTTTATGAAGCGCTTGGCGTGACGGAGGAGACATACCACGTCATCGCCTTGGCGGGCGGCATTCCGGCTGGCTTGGCCGCGTTTGTTGGGTTGGTCATCTTATTCCGCCGCCGCCTGACGGTCAAACGCGTGCGGGTGACAAGCAGCACCGGCGACTGGGTCGCGCTCGGATTTTTGCTCGCCGTGATCGCGAGCGGGTTATCATCGACGCTGCTGAACGTCAACTCACACGGCTTTGACTACCGGACGACGATCGGTCCATGGTTCCGCGGCCTTCTCACGTTCCGTCCGGACCCAGCCTACATGGAAACGGTGCCGCTTTGGTTCAAAATCCATATTCTGTCCGCGTTCGGCTTGTTCGCCGTCTGGCCGTTCACCCGTCTCGTTCACGTATTCAGTTTCCCGCTCCGCTACTTGCAGCGCAGCTACGTCGTCTACCGGAAGCGGGTGCCAAAATCCGTTGATTCGCTTGACCGCGCCCAGTAA
- a CDS encoding hemerythrin domain-containing protein, with the protein MHSFCHMGGPEGVKLCAGLAQLKQEHGPLRAQMEQLLATAEAIGQGADRNWREPLAELRKKTASFVAVLDPHSEREEGVLFPMMAEYIGRTSGPIAVMEYEHEQAKARLSMFLEKTTHLPETVDSEQALTLAGAVIEAHHILDEHFMKEENVLFPMAERLLSAEEKEELLARINE; encoded by the coding sequence ATGCATTCGTTTTGCCATATGGGAGGTCCTGAAGGAGTAAAACTATGCGCCGGGTTGGCGCAACTAAAGCAGGAGCATGGCCCGTTGCGCGCCCAAATGGAGCAGCTGCTCGCCACAGCGGAAGCGATCGGCCAAGGGGCAGACCGTAACTGGCGTGAGCCGCTCGCTGAGCTGCGGAAAAAAACAGCGTCATTTGTTGCGGTGTTGGATCCGCACTCTGAGCGGGAAGAGGGCGTCTTATTCCCGATGATGGCCGAATACATCGGGCGGACGAGCGGGCCGATCGCGGTGATGGAATACGAACACGAGCAGGCGAAAGCGCGTCTTTCGATGTTTTTGGAGAAAACCACCCATTTGCCGGAAACGGTGGACAGCGAACAGGCGTTAACGCTCGCCGGCGCGGTCATTGAGGCGCATCATATTTTGGATGAGCATTTTATGAAGGAAGAAAATGTGCTGTTTCCGATGGCGGAGCGGCTGTTATCGGCTGAGGAGAAAGAGGAGTTGTTGGCACGCATTAACGAGTGA
- a CDS encoding thiamine pyrophosphate-dependent enzyme — MAMIEKEVERTNRAVQETTFASGNEMAALAASQINYHIMGYFPITPSTEIAQLLDQMKVRGEHDTKLIPADGEHGSAGICYGASLMGARVLNATSANGLMYMLEQLPVQSGTRFPMVLNLVTRSVSGPLDIHGDHSDLYFTLNTGWVVLLARTPQAVYDMNVMALKIAEHEDVRLPVIIAYDGFFTSHQKRKVHYFRDRETVQAFIGPRKEGFPTAADPKRPVTIGAHMGGDDLINNHYQQSVALYRAGDVFRQVAAEYEKWSGRRYEPLDLYRMDDADVALFLLNSAAETAKDVADRLRKQGVKAGVVSPNIIRPFPADEIRQALKHVKVLLIGERADSYGAYGANMTHEVKAALQEDRDNETIVVSRVYGLGGKDFYTEDAEALFRMAIEVMENGRAEKPFDYFGHVPGQPEQQPKRLLEPLHGDAFRTGLIHVAMDEKTKRLNVKIPPLRALTAKPKRLAPGHGACPGCGIFPGLELFFKGIEGDIVVLFQTGCAYVVSAAYPYSAHKQTMVHNLFQNGAATLSGMVEAFFELKRRGELNVSDDVTFVMVTGDGGMDIGMGSAIGAALRNHKLIIIEYDNEGYMNTGAQMSYSTPMGHMTTTTGVGNTQRGKSFHHKDTPQIMAATNIPYVFTGTEAFPQDLVKKAAKAQWYAQHEGTVYGKLLITCPLNWKSEERYGEKILEAAVNSCFFPLYEVERGKTTITYDPEAKGRRVPLSEWLKYMGKTKHLLQKENEGLLHELEQEVERRWSILKAKHEHPYL, encoded by the coding sequence ATGGCAATGATTGAAAAAGAGGTCGAGCGGACGAATCGCGCTGTGCAGGAGACGACGTTTGCTTCTGGCAATGAAATGGCGGCGTTGGCGGCGAGCCAAATTAACTATCACATTATGGGGTACTTCCCGATTACCCCATCTACGGAAATCGCCCAACTGCTCGATCAAATGAAGGTGCGGGGGGAACACGATACAAAACTCATTCCCGCCGACGGCGAGCACGGTTCGGCGGGGATTTGTTACGGCGCATCGCTGATGGGCGCGCGCGTACTGAACGCGACGAGCGCCAACGGGCTCATGTATATGCTTGAACAGCTGCCGGTGCAATCAGGCACCCGCTTCCCGATGGTGCTCAATCTCGTCACCCGTTCGGTCAGCGGCCCGCTTGACATTCACGGCGACCATTCTGATTTGTATTTTACACTCAACACCGGCTGGGTCGTGCTGTTGGCCCGGACGCCGCAAGCAGTCTACGATATGAACGTCATGGCGCTCAAAATCGCCGAACACGAAGACGTCCGCCTTCCGGTCATCATCGCCTATGACGGGTTTTTTACGTCGCACCAAAAACGGAAAGTTCATTACTTCCGCGACCGCGAAACGGTGCAGGCGTTTATCGGCCCGCGCAAAGAAGGGTTTCCGACCGCGGCCGATCCGAAACGGCCGGTGACGATCGGGGCGCATATGGGCGGCGATGACTTGATCAACAACCATTATCAGCAATCGGTCGCTTTATACCGGGCCGGCGACGTGTTCCGGCAGGTGGCGGCCGAATACGAAAAATGGTCAGGGCGCCGCTATGAGCCGCTTGATTTGTATCGGATGGACGATGCCGACGTGGCGCTGTTTTTGTTGAACTCGGCGGCTGAGACAGCGAAAGATGTCGCCGACCGCTTGCGGAAACAAGGAGTGAAAGCGGGCGTCGTCAGCCCGAACATCATTCGTCCGTTCCCGGCTGATGAAATCCGGCAGGCACTGAAACACGTGAAAGTGCTCTTAATTGGCGAACGGGCCGATTCGTACGGGGCTTACGGGGCGAACATGACGCATGAAGTGAAAGCGGCGCTGCAGGAAGACCGCGACAATGAGACGATCGTGGTAAGCCGCGTCTACGGCCTTGGAGGCAAAGATTTTTACACCGAAGATGCGGAAGCGTTGTTCCGCATGGCCATCGAGGTGATGGAAAACGGCCGGGCCGAAAAGCCGTTTGACTATTTCGGCCATGTGCCCGGACAGCCTGAACAGCAGCCGAAGCGTCTGCTTGAGCCGCTCCACGGCGATGCGTTCCGCACCGGGCTGATCCATGTGGCAATGGATGAAAAAACGAAACGGTTGAATGTGAAAATTCCGCCGCTTAGGGCGCTGACCGCCAAGCCGAAGCGGCTCGCCCCGGGGCATGGGGCATGTCCGGGATGCGGCATTTTCCCAGGGCTTGAACTCTTTTTCAAAGGAATTGAAGGCGATATCGTCGTCTTGTTCCAAACCGGGTGTGCGTATGTCGTCTCCGCCGCTTATCCGTACAGCGCGCACAAACAGACGATGGTGCACAACTTGTTCCAAAACGGGGCGGCGACGCTGTCGGGGATGGTTGAAGCCTTCTTTGAACTGAAACGGCGCGGGGAACTGAACGTATCGGACGATGTAACGTTTGTGATGGTGACGGGCGACGGCGGAATGGACATCGGCATGGGGTCGGCCATCGGGGCGGCGCTGCGCAACCATAAGCTTATCATCATTGAATATGACAATGAAGGCTATATGAACACCGGGGCGCAAATGTCGTATTCCACCCCGATGGGGCACATGACCACCACAACCGGGGTCGGGAACACGCAGCGCGGGAAATCGTTCCACCATAAAGATACGCCGCAAATTATGGCGGCGACGAATATCCCTTATGTTTTCACCGGTACGGAGGCGTTTCCGCAAGACTTGGTGAAAAAGGCGGCGAAAGCGCAATGGTACGCCCAACATGAAGGGACAGTGTACGGCAAGCTGCTCATCACTTGCCCGTTGAACTGGAAATCGGAGGAGCGATACGGGGAAAAAATTTTGGAGGCCGCTGTGAATTCGTGTTTCTTCCCGCTGTATGAAGTGGAACGGGGGAAAACGACGATCACGTACGACCCGGAAGCGAAAGGGCGCCGCGTCCCGTTAAGTGAATGGTTGAAGTACATGGGGAAAACGAAACATTTGTTGCAGAAAGAAAACGAGGGTCTGCTACACGAGTTAGAACAAGAGGTCGAGCGGAGATGGAGCATTTTAAAAGCGAAACATGAGCATCCATATTTATAA
- a CDS encoding 2-oxoacid:acceptor oxidoreductase family protein has product MTMLPTTNEQGFFEIRLESIGGLGANLAGKMLAEAGVLWSGLNGSNFSSYGSEKKGTPVKSFIRFCEPHIEIRDHSPIMAPHVIGVFHEALAKMVDVTSGLAADGTAVVNSTREFAEIRRDLRLPYGTLAVVDALGIAVEERVKINTPMLGALLRVCSFIEPEAMETVIRRTFSTKAPHLIEANVRAFRRGYEEVRFHTAAASMEAKKFVRPLPRFGYETQLIGGVIVAGGNSLLKNVSGSRQGFLPRWEADKCIHCVACDNVCPDLCFVWEERVDKKGRKQMFLAGLDYQYCKGCLKCVEACPTAALTAERETPGFAEAHSLKYSFSFRKGGAEAWQ; this is encoded by the coding sequence ATGACAATGCTGCCTACGACAAATGAACAAGGCTTTTTTGAGATCCGCCTTGAGTCAATCGGCGGACTCGGGGCCAACTTGGCGGGAAAGATGCTCGCCGAAGCGGGCGTGTTATGGTCGGGGCTTAATGGGTCGAACTTTTCTTCCTATGGCTCCGAGAAAAAAGGAACGCCGGTGAAAAGCTTTATCCGTTTTTGTGAGCCGCATATTGAGATTCGCGATCATAGCCCGATTATGGCTCCACATGTGATCGGCGTGTTCCATGAAGCGCTCGCCAAGATGGTGGACGTGACGAGCGGCCTCGCCGCCGACGGGACGGCGGTCGTCAACTCGACGCGCGAGTTCGCTGAGATTCGCCGCGATTTGCGCCTGCCTTATGGGACGTTGGCTGTCGTCGATGCGCTTGGCATCGCTGTTGAGGAACGGGTGAAAATCAATACACCGATGCTAGGGGCGTTGTTGCGCGTTTGTTCCTTTATTGAACCGGAAGCGATGGAAACGGTTATTCGCCGGACGTTTTCAACGAAGGCGCCGCACTTGATTGAAGCGAACGTTCGCGCGTTTCGCCGCGGCTACGAAGAAGTGCGGTTTCATACTGCTGCCGCTTCCATGGAGGCGAAGAAGTTCGTTCGGCCGCTCCCCCGGTTTGGCTATGAAACCCAGTTAATCGGCGGGGTCATTGTCGCCGGCGGGAACAGTTTGTTGAAGAATGTAAGCGGTTCCCGGCAAGGGTTTTTGCCGCGCTGGGAGGCGGACAAATGCATTCATTGCGTCGCCTGTGACAATGTTTGCCCCGACCTTTGTTTCGTCTGGGAAGAACGGGTGGACAAAAAAGGACGGAAGCAAATGTTTTTAGCCGGTCTTGACTACCAATATTGCAAAGGTTGTTTAAAATGCGTCGAAGCGTGTCCGACGGCCGCCTTAACAGCCGAGCGGGAGACGCCGGGGTTTGCCGAAGCGCATTCGCTGAAATATTCGTTTTCGTTTAGGAAAGGGGGAGCGGAAGCATGGCAATGA